In one window of Streptomyces sp. NBC_01224 DNA:
- a CDS encoding right-handed parallel beta-helix repeat-containing protein: MRHRVTAATLAALTAAAGLTVAGQSAAQAAPTGRTFHVDCTAAPADATGSKQHPWTTLAEANAHIYGPGDRLLFKRGATCTGTLAPKGTGSARAPFTIADYGNGPARAKLDGAGAHDAVLLSNMQYVHLKALEITNADNPGSERNGVRLRLTDYGTARGFDISGLYIHDVRGGDYKTVSGSSAIHIAVEGKAKASRYDGLDIGHNRIEDVDREGIYFKSTFSKRDLVGQQQDPNVYPGEWTPSTGVRIHHNTLKSLAGDGMKLDTTSGARVDHNRVDGFQLRSPSANAGIWTFNTDDTTVEYNEVSGGGNTHDGMSFDADGASQNTVFQYNYSHDNKGGFLLICPYSGAKTIGTVARYNVSRNDGARLIQNCWGPILGTEIYNNTFHNKEQIPGYLVQDDAGSPATTQHELSIRNNIFVSEGIGGYAFKNPTPGLSFDHNAFYGIGMTRPNPGGITADPKLRPDFRLGAGSPALAAGAVIENNGGKDYFGNELKPGAPNLGAYAGRGVK, encoded by the coding sequence GTGAGACATCGCGTCACCGCTGCGACGCTCGCGGCCCTGACGGCCGCCGCCGGTCTGACTGTTGCCGGCCAGAGCGCCGCACAGGCCGCACCCACCGGCCGTACCTTCCACGTCGACTGCACAGCCGCCCCGGCCGACGCCACCGGCAGCAAGCAGCACCCCTGGACCACGCTCGCCGAGGCCAACGCGCACATCTATGGCCCCGGCGACCGGCTGCTCTTCAAGCGCGGCGCCACCTGCACCGGCACCCTCGCCCCCAAGGGCACCGGCTCCGCCCGCGCACCGTTCACCATCGCCGACTACGGCAACGGCCCGGCCCGCGCCAAGCTGGACGGCGCGGGCGCCCACGATGCCGTGCTGCTCTCCAACATGCAGTACGTGCACCTCAAGGCCCTGGAGATCACCAACGCCGACAACCCCGGCAGCGAGCGCAACGGCGTCCGCCTCCGCCTCACCGACTACGGCACCGCCCGCGGCTTCGACATCTCCGGCCTCTACATTCACGATGTGCGCGGCGGCGACTACAAGACGGTGTCCGGTTCCAGCGCGATCCACATCGCGGTCGAGGGCAAGGCGAAGGCGAGCCGGTACGACGGCCTGGACATCGGGCACAACCGTATCGAGGACGTCGACCGCGAGGGCATCTACTTCAAGTCGACCTTCTCCAAGCGCGATCTGGTCGGCCAGCAGCAGGACCCGAACGTCTACCCGGGGGAGTGGACGCCGAGCACCGGAGTCCGCATCCACCACAACACGCTGAAGTCCCTGGCCGGCGACGGCATGAAGCTCGACACCACCAGTGGCGCCCGCGTCGACCACAACCGGGTCGACGGCTTCCAGCTGCGCTCGCCCTCCGCCAACGCGGGCATCTGGACCTTCAACACCGACGACACGACCGTCGAGTACAACGAGGTCTCCGGCGGCGGCAACACCCACGACGGGATGTCCTTCGACGCCGACGGCGCCTCGCAGAACACGGTCTTCCAGTACAACTACAGCCACGACAACAAGGGCGGCTTCCTGCTGATCTGCCCGTACAGCGGCGCCAAGACCATCGGCACGGTCGCCCGCTACAACGTCAGCCGCAACGACGGGGCCCGTCTGATCCAGAACTGCTGGGGCCCGATCCTCGGCACGGAGATCTACAACAACACCTTCCACAACAAGGAGCAGATCCCCGGCTACCTCGTCCAGGACGACGCCGGCAGCCCCGCCACCACCCAGCACGAACTTTCCATCCGGAACAACATCTTCGTGAGCGAGGGCATTGGCGGCTACGCCTTCAAGAACCCGACACCCGGGCTCTCCTTCGACCACAACGCCTTCTACGGCATCGGCATGACCCGCCCCAACCCCGGCGGCATCACGGCCGATCCGAAGCTCCGACCCGACTTCCGTCTCGGTGCGGGCTCCCCCGCCCTCGCCGCCGGAGCCGTCATCGAGAACAACGGCGGCAAGGACTACTTCGGCAACGAGCTGAAGCCCGGCGCCCCCAACCTCGGCGCCTACGCGGGCCGCGGGGTGAAGTAA
- a CDS encoding substrate-binding domain-containing protein, with product MRESAAERHDRLLGLVRERGSARVSDLASQLGVSPVTVRRDVEELAGRGLLDRVHGSVSWPQNAAPAATGPGGTGTGAGLVLGMLAPSSTYYFAEVIRGAHEAAARAGARLILRISDYRPQEDHARTEGLLSAGAEGLLVAPGWQHPGDPAAFGGWIASLPVPTVLLERRPTAGSPLDGLDRVCSDHAHGVLLAVRHLVDLGHGAPLLMARADSPTAVAVRSGYEEALAVLGLRAPQDVIDSVPAELAPDAFEQAVQALREAVHSGVATAALIHNDVDAIQVVQRLAELGVRVPDDLALIAYDDEVAALADTPLTAVAPPKREVGRHATELLVERLGQGTDMPRRHLTLLPQLRVRDSCGAPFS from the coding sequence GTGCGCGAAAGTGCTGCTGAACGCCATGACCGCCTGCTGGGGCTGGTACGGGAAAGGGGCTCGGCCCGGGTCTCGGACCTGGCCTCGCAGCTGGGGGTCTCGCCCGTCACGGTGCGCCGGGACGTGGAGGAGCTGGCCGGCCGGGGCCTGCTCGACCGGGTCCACGGCTCGGTGTCCTGGCCGCAGAACGCCGCCCCCGCCGCGACGGGGCCCGGCGGCACCGGCACCGGCGCCGGCCTGGTCCTCGGCATGCTCGCACCCTCGTCGACCTACTACTTCGCCGAGGTCATCCGTGGGGCACACGAGGCCGCGGCCAGGGCGGGTGCCCGGCTGATCCTGCGGATCTCCGACTACCGGCCGCAGGAGGACCACGCCCGCACCGAGGGCCTGCTCTCCGCGGGCGCCGAGGGGCTGCTGGTCGCGCCGGGCTGGCAGCACCCCGGCGACCCCGCCGCGTTCGGCGGCTGGATCGCCTCGCTGCCCGTGCCGACCGTCCTGCTGGAGCGCAGGCCCACCGCGGGATCCCCGCTGGACGGCCTGGACCGGGTCTGCTCGGACCATGCGCACGGGGTGCTGCTCGCCGTGCGCCACCTGGTGGATCTCGGACACGGGGCGCCGCTGCTGATGGCTCGGGCGGACTCCCCGACCGCCGTCGCGGTGCGGTCCGGGTACGAGGAGGCCCTGGCTGTGCTCGGGCTGCGGGCACCGCAGGACGTGATCGATTCCGTACCGGCCGAACTCGCTCCGGACGCGTTCGAACAGGCCGTGCAGGCGCTGCGTGAGGCGGTCCACTCGGGGGTGGCGACGGCGGCGCTGATCCACAACGACGTGGACGCGATCCAGGTGGTGCAGCGCCTGGCCGAGCTGGGCGTACGGGTGCCGGACGATCTGGCGCTGATCGCGTACGACGACGAGGTGGCCGCCCTCGCGGACACCCCGCTCACGGCGGTGGCACCGCCCAAGCGCGAAGTGGGCCGCCATGCGACGGAACTGCTGGTGGAGCGGCTCGGCCAGGGCACGGACATGCCCCGGCGTCATCTGACGCTGCTCCCGCAGCTGCGGGTCCGGGACTCGTGCGGAGCACCTTTCTCGTAG
- a CDS encoding ABC transporter substrate-binding protein, with protein sequence MSRSSSRTSLAVVGAATALAVLTACGGSGDDNAAAGSDGKPVSITFWGWTKGSKEVVDAFNASHKNIKVVYEEIPSGNAGGYAKISNAVKAGNAPDLVSIEYPQLPEYVSQGALQDIGQYFTDDIKKKLLPQAVELTTLGGKNWAVPFDASPQSFYYRKDLFEKYGVEVPKTWDEFRKAAEKIKKADKKARIGTFFPDDPTTFQAMAWQAGAQWYKPEGDTWKVSTADAATNKVADYWQGLLDDDLIRANASFSPEWTNSLKNGGTVGYLGAAWGAGVLKGTLPEQSGKWAVAPMPSWDGKPASGMLGGSTFAVTKTSKKAEAAVEFATWMSTTEEGIKARIESGTSSAFPAAAALRPVAKKSFDAGFYGGEDIYQVFEGAAASIGPDWNWGPTTGTTNTTMKDQFGKVASGGTTIKDAVKAGHEATVAELKKRGLKVEDAG encoded by the coding sequence GTGAGCCGCAGTTCGAGCAGAACGTCCCTCGCCGTAGTCGGCGCCGCCACCGCCCTCGCCGTTCTCACGGCCTGTGGCGGCAGCGGCGACGACAATGCCGCCGCCGGAAGCGACGGCAAGCCCGTCAGCATCACCTTCTGGGGCTGGACCAAGGGGTCCAAGGAGGTCGTTGACGCGTTCAACGCCTCGCACAAGAACATCAAGGTGGTGTACGAGGAGATCCCGTCCGGCAACGCGGGCGGCTACGCCAAGATCTCCAACGCGGTGAAGGCGGGCAACGCCCCCGATCTGGTCTCCATCGAGTACCCGCAGCTTCCGGAGTACGTCAGTCAGGGCGCGCTCCAGGACATCGGCCAGTACTTCACCGACGACATCAAGAAGAAGCTGCTGCCGCAGGCGGTCGAGCTGACGACGCTCGGCGGCAAGAACTGGGCTGTCCCGTTCGACGCCTCGCCGCAGTCCTTCTACTACCGCAAGGACCTGTTCGAGAAGTACGGCGTCGAGGTCCCCAAGACCTGGGACGAGTTCCGCAAGGCCGCCGAGAAGATCAAGAAGGCCGACAAGAAGGCCCGGATCGGCACCTTCTTCCCCGACGACCCGACCACGTTCCAGGCGATGGCCTGGCAGGCCGGCGCCCAGTGGTACAAGCCCGAGGGCGACACCTGGAAGGTCAGCACGGCAGACGCGGCCACCAACAAGGTCGCCGACTACTGGCAGGGCCTGCTCGACGACGACCTGATCCGCGCCAACGCCTCGTTCAGTCCCGAGTGGACCAACTCCCTCAAGAACGGCGGCACCGTCGGCTACCTCGGCGCCGCCTGGGGCGCAGGTGTCCTCAAGGGCACGCTGCCCGAGCAGAGCGGCAAGTGGGCCGTCGCCCCGATGCCCAGCTGGGACGGCAAGCCGGCCAGCGGCATGCTCGGCGGCTCCACCTTCGCGGTGACGAAGACCAGCAAGAAGGCCGAGGCCGCGGTCGAGTTCGCCACCTGGATGTCGACCACCGAGGAAGGCATCAAGGCCCGCATCGAGTCCGGCACTTCGAGTGCCTTCCCGGCCGCGGCGGCTCTGCGCCCGGTGGCGAAGAAGTCCTTCGACGCCGGCTTCTACGGCGGCGAGGACATCTACCAGGTGTTCGAGGGCGCCGCCGCGTCCATCGGCCCGGACTGGAACTGGGGCCCGACGACCGGCACCACGAACACCACCATGAAGGACCAGTTCGGCAAGGTCGCGAGCGGTGGCACCACCATCAAGGACGCCGTGAAGGCCGGGCACGAGGCCACCGTCGCCGAGCTGAAGAAGCGCGGTCTGAAGGTCGAGGACGCCGGCTGA
- a CDS encoding carbohydrate ABC transporter permease produces MKRARTTRAAAILLGPFFVLFTVAMVLPIGYAVWLSLFTEKQSGLGFGGTETVFSGLDNYTAALGDRAFREGFGVLLGYCLFYIPLLLIGALALALLLDSTLARARRFFQLALFLPHAVPGIIAALIWVYLYTPQLSPVVSAMESGGIGFDFFSPEGALPSIVNIALWEWLGYNMVIFYAALQAIDRSVLEAATVDGAGAWRVALSIKVPLIRASVVMVALFTVIGSLQLFTEPLILNKGTGSAVTSTWTPNMYAYTAAFERNDYGLAAAASILLALTAALLSFVVTRFTGRKGKKA; encoded by the coding sequence ATGAAGCGCGCCCGGACGACCAGAGCCGCCGCCATCCTGCTGGGGCCCTTCTTCGTACTGTTCACCGTGGCCATGGTGCTGCCGATCGGATACGCGGTCTGGCTCAGCCTGTTCACGGAGAAACAGTCCGGCCTGGGCTTCGGCGGCACCGAGACCGTCTTCAGCGGACTCGACAACTACACGGCGGCCCTGGGCGACCGGGCGTTCCGCGAGGGCTTCGGCGTACTCCTCGGATACTGCCTGTTCTACATTCCGCTGCTGCTCATCGGGGCCCTCGCCCTCGCCCTGCTGCTGGACTCCACGCTGGCCCGCGCCCGCCGGTTCTTCCAGCTCGCGCTCTTCCTGCCGCACGCCGTGCCCGGCATCATCGCCGCGCTGATCTGGGTGTACCTCTACACACCCCAGCTCAGCCCGGTGGTCAGCGCCATGGAGTCCGGCGGCATCGGCTTCGACTTCTTCTCACCCGAGGGCGCCCTCCCCTCCATCGTCAACATCGCCCTGTGGGAGTGGCTCGGCTACAACATGGTGATCTTCTATGCCGCGTTGCAGGCAATCGACCGCTCCGTACTCGAAGCGGCGACGGTCGACGGGGCTGGTGCCTGGCGCGTCGCACTCAGCATCAAGGTCCCGCTGATCCGCGCCTCGGTCGTGATGGTCGCGCTGTTCACGGTCATCGGCTCGCTCCAGCTGTTCACCGAGCCGCTGATCCTCAACAAGGGGACCGGTTCGGCCGTCACCTCCACCTGGACGCCGAACATGTACGCGTACACCGCGGCCTTCGAACGCAACGACTACGGTCTCGCCGCGGCCGCCTCCATCCTGCTGGCGCTCACGGCCGCGCTGCTGTCCTTCGTCGTCACCCGCTTCACCGGCCGGAAGGGCAAGAAAGCATGA
- a CDS encoding carbohydrate ABC transporter permease: protein MNSPASRGRWMSKTAVNGFLLLAVVYMLFPLVWLVTAATKDTGGLLAGNAFSFEGFNLGENLSNLASYGDGIYFRWYLNSLFYAGGGAIVCSLICVAAGYAFDKYEFRGKEKLFGLVLMGVLVPTTALALPMYLLASKTGLVNTYWSVLIPVLVNPFGVYLARVFSAGYIPNEALEAARIDGAGELRVFWSIGLRMVMPGFVTVFLFQFTAIWNNFFLPLVMLSDRKLFPLSLGLYSWNTNTHGEPSFYPLVVTGSLLAVIPLIVAFVSLQRHWKAGLTAGSVK from the coding sequence ATGAACTCCCCCGCCTCCCGCGGCCGCTGGATGTCGAAGACCGCGGTCAACGGCTTCCTCCTGCTCGCCGTCGTCTACATGCTCTTCCCCCTCGTCTGGCTGGTCACCGCCGCCACGAAGGACACGGGCGGTCTGCTCGCGGGCAACGCCTTCTCCTTCGAGGGTTTCAACCTCGGCGAGAATCTGTCGAACCTGGCCTCCTACGGCGACGGCATCTACTTCCGCTGGTACCTCAACAGCCTCTTCTACGCGGGCGGCGGGGCGATCGTCTGCTCGCTGATCTGTGTCGCCGCGGGATACGCCTTCGACAAGTACGAATTCCGGGGCAAGGAGAAGCTGTTCGGCCTCGTGCTGATGGGCGTGCTCGTCCCCACCACGGCGCTCGCCCTGCCGATGTATCTCCTGGCCTCCAAGACCGGCCTGGTCAACACCTACTGGTCCGTGCTGATCCCGGTGCTCGTCAATCCGTTCGGCGTGTATCTCGCCCGGGTGTTCAGCGCCGGGTACATACCGAACGAGGCCCTGGAGGCCGCCCGGATCGACGGGGCCGGCGAGCTGCGCGTCTTCTGGTCCATCGGACTGCGCATGGTCATGCCGGGCTTCGTGACCGTCTTCCTCTTCCAGTTCACCGCGATCTGGAACAACTTCTTCCTCCCCCTCGTGATGCTCTCGGACCGCAAGCTCTTCCCGCTGAGCCTCGGTCTGTACTCCTGGAACACCAACACCCACGGCGAGCCGAGCTTCTATCCGCTCGTCGTCACCGGCTCCCTCCTCGCCGTCATCCCCCTGATCGTCGCCTTCGTCTCGCTGCAGCGGCACTGGAAGGCCGGTCTGACCGCCGGCAGCGTCAAGTGA
- a CDS encoding hydroxyacid dehydrogenase, which produces MPHATDNRPTALLAMGPGIAGRLLADRHRTRLATLTRTDPHLVAHDLADPTPEVAAALADAEVLFTCWGATPLTAEVLTAAPRLRAVVHAAGSVKHHITDACWERGIAVTSAAGANALPVAEFTLAAILFAGKRILHSADRYRALRADHDWLAELDGSGNYRRTVGIVGASRIGRRVIELLRPFDLDVLLYDPYVDGPEAARLGVRLTSLDELCASSSVVSVHAPQLPETHHMIGVAQLSAMATGATLINTARGSLIDEEALLPELTTGRLHAVLDVTEPELPPAHSPLYDLPNVLLTPHVAGSLGDELHRMADQALDEMERFAAGLPFADPVRAGALPRSA; this is translated from the coding sequence ATGCCCCACGCCACTGACAACCGGCCGACGGCCCTGCTCGCGATGGGCCCCGGCATCGCCGGACGCCTCCTCGCCGACCGCCACCGCACCCGGCTGGCGACCCTCACCCGTACCGATCCGCACCTCGTCGCCCACGACCTGGCCGACCCGACGCCCGAGGTGGCCGCCGCGCTCGCCGATGCCGAGGTGCTGTTCACCTGCTGGGGCGCGACTCCGCTCACCGCCGAGGTGCTGACGGCCGCGCCCCGGCTGCGGGCCGTGGTGCACGCGGCCGGTTCCGTGAAGCACCACATCACGGACGCCTGCTGGGAGCGCGGGATCGCCGTCACCTCGGCGGCCGGGGCCAACGCGCTGCCGGTCGCCGAATTCACGCTCGCCGCGATCCTCTTCGCGGGCAAGCGCATCCTGCACTCCGCGGATCGCTATCGCGCCCTGCGCGCCGACCACGACTGGCTCGCGGAGCTCGACGGCTCCGGCAACTACCGCCGTACGGTCGGCATCGTCGGCGCCTCCCGCATCGGCCGGCGCGTGATCGAGCTGCTGCGCCCCTTCGACCTGGACGTCCTGCTGTACGACCCGTACGTGGACGGTCCGGAGGCGGCGCGGCTCGGTGTACGGCTCACCTCGCTCGACGAGCTGTGCGCGAGCAGCTCGGTCGTATCTGTACACGCGCCGCAGCTCCCGGAGACGCACCACATGATCGGCGTGGCGCAGCTGTCGGCCATGGCGACCGGGGCGACGCTGATCAACACGGCGCGGGGGTCGCTGATCGACGAGGAGGCGCTGCTGCCCGAGCTGACCACCGGGCGGCTGCACGCGGTGCTGGATGTGACGGAGCCTGAACTTCCGCCTGCGCACTCGCCGTTGTACGACCTGCCGAATGTGCTGCTCACCCCGCATGTCGCGGGTTCGCTGGGCGATGAGCTGCACCGGATGGCCGACCAGGCGCTGGACGAGATGGAGCGGTTCGCGGCCGGCCTGCCCTTCGCGGACCCGGTCCGGGCGGGGGCGCTGCCGCGCTCGGCGTGA
- a CDS encoding HNH endonuclease translates to MPGQALSDGAARCASLVLADVVDVDHVQPLARGGEDTDGVVQPLCRECHLVKTGEDFGAAGDSS, encoded by the coding sequence GTGCCCGGCCAGGCGTTGAGCGATGGTGCTGCCCGCTGTGCGTCGCTCGTTCTCGCGGACGTGGTGGACGTGGATCATGTGCAGCCGCTCGCGCGTGGTGGCGAGGACACGGACGGGGTTGTTCAGCCGCTGTGCCGTGAGTGTCACTTGGTGAAGACCGGCGAGGACTTCGGGGCTGCCGGCGACTCGTCCTGA
- the groL gene encoding chaperonin GroEL (60 kDa chaperone family; promotes refolding of misfolded polypeptides especially under stressful conditions; forms two stacked rings of heptamers to form a barrel-shaped 14mer; ends can be capped by GroES; misfolded proteins enter the barrel where they are refolded when GroES binds): MAKILKFDEDARRALERGVNKLADTVKVTIGPKGRNVVIDKKFGAPTITNDGVTIAREVELDDPYENLGAQLVKEVATKTNDVAGDGTTTATVLAQALVREGLRNVAAGASPAALKKGIDAAVKAVSEELLATARPIDDKSDIAAVAALSAQDPQVGELIADAMDKVGKDGVITVEESNTFGLDLDFTEGMAFDKGYLSPYMVTDQERMEAVLDDPYILIHQGKIGAIQELLPLLEKVIQAGGSKPLLIIAEDVEGEALSTLVVNKIRGTFNAVAVKAPGFGDRRKAMLGDIATLTGATVIAEEVGLKLDQAGLDVLGTARRVTVSKDDTTIVDGGGEPGDVKGRVNQIKAEIDATDSDWDREKLQERLAKLAGGVCVIRVGAATEVELKEKKHRLEDAISATRAAVEEGIVSGGGSALVHAVKVLEGNLDKTGDEATGVAVVRRAAVEPLRWIAENAGLEGYVITSKVSELDKGQGFNAATGEYGDLVKAGVIDPVKVTRSALENAASIASLLLTTETLVVEKPAEEEAEAGHGHGHSH; this comes from the coding sequence ATGGCGAAGATTCTGAAGTTCGACGAGGACGCCCGTCGCGCCCTTGAGCGCGGCGTCAACAAGCTTGCCGACACGGTCAAGGTGACGATCGGCCCCAAGGGCCGCAACGTCGTCATCGACAAGAAGTTCGGCGCTCCCACCATCACCAACGACGGTGTCACCATCGCGCGCGAGGTCGAGCTCGACGACCCGTACGAGAACCTCGGTGCCCAGCTGGTGAAGGAGGTGGCGACCAAGACCAACGACGTGGCGGGTGACGGTACGACCACCGCCACCGTGCTGGCCCAGGCGCTCGTCCGCGAGGGTCTGCGCAACGTTGCCGCGGGTGCTTCCCCGGCCGCCCTGAAGAAGGGCATCGACGCCGCGGTCAAGGCCGTGTCCGAGGAGCTCCTCGCGACCGCCCGCCCGATCGACGACAAGTCCGACATCGCCGCCGTGGCCGCGCTCTCCGCGCAGGACCCGCAGGTCGGCGAGCTCATCGCGGACGCGATGGACAAGGTCGGCAAGGACGGTGTCATCACCGTCGAGGAGTCCAACACCTTCGGTCTGGACCTCGACTTCACCGAGGGCATGGCCTTCGACAAGGGCTACCTGTCCCCGTACATGGTGACCGACCAGGAGCGTATGGAGGCCGTCCTCGACGACCCGTACATCCTGATCCACCAGGGCAAGATCGGCGCGATCCAGGAGCTGCTCCCGCTGCTGGAGAAGGTCATCCAGGCCGGTGGCTCCAAGCCGCTGCTGATCATCGCCGAGGACGTCGAGGGCGAGGCGCTGTCGACCCTCGTCGTCAACAAGATCCGTGGCACCTTCAACGCCGTCGCGGTGAAGGCCCCGGGCTTCGGTGACCGCCGCAAGGCCATGCTCGGCGACATCGCCACCCTCACCGGTGCGACCGTCATCGCCGAGGAGGTCGGCCTCAAGCTCGACCAGGCCGGTCTGGACGTGCTGGGTACCGCCCGCCGCGTCACCGTCTCCAAGGACGACACGACCATCGTGGACGGCGGCGGCGAGCCCGGCGACGTCAAGGGCCGGGTCAACCAGATCAAGGCCGAGATCGACGCCACGGACTCCGACTGGGACCGCGAGAAGCTCCAGGAGCGCCTCGCGAAGCTGGCCGGCGGCGTGTGCGTGATCCGTGTCGGTGCCGCCACCGAGGTGGAGCTCAAGGAGAAGAAGCACCGTCTGGAGGACGCCATCTCCGCGACCCGCGCCGCGGTCGAGGAGGGCATCGTCTCCGGTGGTGGCTCCGCTCTGGTCCACGCCGTCAAGGTTCTTGAGGGCAACCTCGACAAGACCGGCGACGAGGCCACCGGTGTCGCGGTCGTGCGCCGCGCCGCCGTCGAGCCGCTGCGCTGGATCGCCGAGAACGCCGGCCTCGAGGGTTACGTCATCACCTCGAAGGTCTCCGAGCTCGACAAGGGCCAGGGCTTCAACGCCGCGACCGGCGAGTACGGCGACCTGGTGAAGGCCGGCGTCATCGACCCGGTCAAGGTCACCCGCTCCGCGCTGGAGAACGCCGCGTCCATCGCGTCGCTGCTGCTCACGACCGAGACGCTGGTCGTCGAGAAGCCGGCCGAGGAAGAGGCCGAGGCCGGTCACGGTCACGGCCACTCGCACTAG
- the groES gene encoding co-chaperone GroES — translation MSTASSKVAIKPLEDRIVVQPLDAEQTTASGLVIPDTAKEKPQEGVVLAVGPGRFENGERLPLDVKTGDVVLYSKYGGTEVKYNGEEYLVLSARDVLAIIEK, via the coding sequence GTGTCGACCGCCAGCTCCAAGGTTGCGATCAAGCCGCTCGAGGACCGCATTGTGGTCCAGCCGCTCGACGCCGAGCAGACCACGGCCTCCGGCCTGGTCATTCCGGACACCGCTAAGGAGAAGCCCCAGGAGGGCGTCGTCCTGGCCGTGGGCCCGGGCCGCTTCGAGAACGGCGAGCGCCTTCCGCTCGACGTCAAGACCGGCGACGTCGTGCTGTACAGCAAGTACGGCGGCACCGAGGTGAAGTACAACGGCGAGGAGTACCTCGTCCTCTCGGCTCGCGACGTGCTCGCGATCATCGAGAAGTAA
- a CDS encoding DUF6234 family protein produces the protein MLEPPYRPSNPLPHRPSAAQDSSRPVNGCLDVLPGLLLVVLEGLICVGALYYLILSRWDPDGQEPAGPPPMDWTPVLVFGGIAAVICLFAVVLIRANRPWAGAVQILAALLLCVVAALIGHEDYRRSHPAPASAPPYDPGRSGHQCLSGGDNRECLDSSS, from the coding sequence ATGCTCGAACCTCCGTACCGGCCGTCGAACCCGCTGCCGCATCGCCCCTCGGCCGCACAGGACTCCTCGCGCCCCGTGAACGGCTGCCTCGATGTGCTGCCGGGTCTGCTGCTCGTGGTCCTGGAAGGGCTGATCTGTGTGGGCGCCCTCTATTACCTGATCCTCTCGCGGTGGGACCCCGACGGTCAGGAGCCGGCGGGGCCGCCGCCGATGGACTGGACGCCTGTCCTCGTCTTCGGCGGGATCGCCGCGGTGATCTGCCTGTTCGCCGTGGTGCTGATCCGCGCGAACCGGCCCTGGGCGGGCGCGGTCCAGATCCTGGCCGCGCTCCTGCTGTGCGTGGTGGCGGCGCTGATCGGGCACGAGGACTACCGCCGCTCGCACCCGGCGCCGGCCTCCGCTCCCCCGTACGATCCCGGCCGGTCCGGCCACCAGTGCCTCAGCGGTGGCGACAACCGCGAGTGCCTGGACTCCTCCAGCTGA
- a CDS encoding polysaccharide deacetylase family protein, producing the protein MQLVRQKEKLTMKRSRSGTPRPGGGRGSGRHRPVCAVLAALLVAAVCSGCASGAGGQSGDGDEHGARPAAGPPGGPGLGAGPGQLAGQGGAPAGLRENARFGPAVRAALAKKWGLDRPPLIAPPSPAVKPHITTREGFEVDGGDDSLPPVFTTVPTKDRVVFLTMDDGDEKDPELLQMMDELDIPYSAFLSDYLVRDSYGYFLEMQRLGVGLNNHTLNHPYLPGLSYKEQKSEICDQQAVIAEQYGQRPTLFRPPYGNYNADTLRIAKSCGIKAVPLWNAEAFPDHMEWREADQDLHPGDIILTHFRGRKDWGGSMADLVRAVMKTITDKGYAVARLEDYV; encoded by the coding sequence ATGCAACTTGTACGACAAAAGGAAAAACTGACCATGAAAAGGAGTAGATCGGGCACGCCTCGGCCGGGGGGCGGGCGGGGCTCCGGCAGGCATCGGCCGGTCTGCGCGGTCCTGGCCGCACTCCTGGTCGCCGCGGTCTGCTCCGGCTGCGCCTCCGGGGCCGGCGGCCAGTCCGGCGACGGTGACGAGCACGGGGCCCGACCTGCCGCCGGACCGCCGGGTGGTCCGGGACTGGGGGCGGGCCCCGGACAGCTTGCCGGCCAGGGCGGCGCACCCGCCGGGCTCCGTGAGAACGCGAGGTTCGGCCCGGCCGTACGGGCGGCCCTCGCCAAGAAGTGGGGGCTGGACAGGCCACCGCTGATCGCACCCCCGTCGCCCGCCGTGAAGCCGCACATCACCACCCGCGAGGGGTTCGAGGTCGACGGCGGCGACGACTCGCTGCCGCCGGTCTTCACCACCGTCCCGACCAAGGACCGGGTCGTCTTCCTGACGATGGACGACGGTGACGAGAAGGATCCCGAACTGCTGCAGATGATGGACGAGCTGGACATCCCGTACAGCGCGTTCCTCAGCGACTACCTGGTACGCGACAGCTACGGGTACTTCCTGGAGATGCAGCGGCTGGGTGTCGGCCTCAACAACCACACGCTCAACCACCCCTACCTGCCCGGACTCTCGTACAAAGAGCAGAAGAGCGAGATCTGCGACCAGCAGGCCGTCATCGCGGAGCAGTACGGGCAGCGGCCCACCCTCTTCCGCCCGCCGTACGGCAACTACAACGCGGACACGCTCCGCATCGCGAAGTCCTGCGGCATCAAGGCCGTACCGCTCTGGAACGCGGAGGCGTTCCCGGACCACATGGAGTGGCGCGAGGCGGACCAGGACCTGCACCCCGGCGACATCATCCTCACGCACTTCCGGGGCCGGAAGGACTGGGGCGGCAGCATGGCCGACCTGGTCCGGGCGGTCATGAAGACCATTACGGACAAGGGGTATGCCGTGGCCCGGCTGGAGGACTACGTATGA